GGccttgacttttatttttaccctaaaaatctgtaaaatatctATGGAGGGAATTTACCATAAGGACAGagtcattattttcttaaaatgttcaGTACTAgtaggttttttctttctttttttttttatgacagtcGAGCAGGCATTGAAGATTCCAAAAAGTGGGGCATGTTGTTTCTCGTGAATCAGCtgttcaaaatttattttaaggtaGGGTTCAAGTCTAGTAAGCTGTATTTCATAGTCTAAGTCAAACCCACCCTTTTTTATACGATACTTTGTATCTGTGCTTTCTGAACAaaattgcaattaatttttttaacagatcaACAAGCTCCATCTATGTAAGCCCTTAATTAGAGCAATTGACAGCTCAAATCTGAAGGACGAATATAGTATGGCACAGCGCGTTACATACAGATATTACGTTGGACGCAAAGCCATGTTTGACAGTGATTTTAAACAAGGTACTGTGTGCCATTAAGGCAGACCTAAAGTCTTGCTCCTTGGTGTGAAATCTGGCTGATGCCATGTGCGTGTGTGAGACTTGAAATGGTGTAGAAGGTGCAATGTTTGCATTGATCAAAGGCAAAGTCATGCTGAGAGATCCAAGCCCCACAGGCAGAGTCAGATCAAAGATGAGATTACATGACAATTCTAATTGTAGTATATGcccagttttaaaatatttgtgtcagTGAAGTTCTCTGTAGTCTTACACATTGTGTGCGTGCATAATAAAAGGTATGAGCATCCAAAAGAATAGGTTTGtaaacagtttcacaaaggAGGCTTGGTGACTCCCTTGTCCTTTTCAAGTTGCTGTATGCCATGTAGGAAATCTTCAGCAAACTGTACTGtagaattattttctcagtgcaCTGATTTTGGAAGGTGTAGAAACCACACTTCTGAGATTTCTTATTCCTTGATAGAAATGCTTCTAGAGCTAAGGTGTACAACTTTCATCGCTAACCGATGCCCCTGACCAAAATCCATTCTGGAGCCAGGTTTGTTGCTCTGAACAGGGTCTTCTGCCTGTCAggcttgttatttttttctcttggtgaaAACGGATGAGAGATTTTCATGTTACCATGCTGTGTGGTCTCGCTGGCACgtttctgcagctcagcagatgTGCGTGTCGCATGCAGCTTACATCCACTGAAGAACCTAATCTGTGAGTTCGGAAAATAGAGTTCTGTTTCATCAGCATTTCTTGAGATTCTCCCCTCCCATAGTAGTAACACAATAATACTGAAATAAGCTGAAATTCCAATATTGCTTGTAACTGTTACCTTTCACATCTAAACCTTGACAAGTTTTCTTTGACTCTCTGAAGGAAGGACTTGTTTTTCTGGTAATACTTTGTATTTTGTGTGAATCTCCAATAATTCTTACAGCATTTCTCTTAATGTACTTTGGTGTGattcttttttatataatttcaaatatcATGTGTTCAAGCTAGAGGTGGACATTGAGCACAGAATTTGGATTAcaattttaatccatttttgtTGTTGGCTCATGTTACTAGCACTTTTATTTGTGTCTGCAGCTGAAGAGTATCTGTCATTTGCTTTTGAGCACTGCCACCGCTCAAgccagaagaacaaaagaatgaTTTTGATCTACCTGCTACCAGTAAAAATGTTGTTGGTGAGTAgatcttactttttaaaatacttttgggGGGTACAGACAACCAAACTGATGCTCAGTATGGTTCTTGTTTTTCCCTTACTGGAATTCAGAGGCTATCTGAACCTGACCCCCATAAGAGCTAGCATGTGCACACTTTGTGCGAGGACAAAAATTATTGAATTGCCATTTATGCAATataggaaaggagaaaggggggggggacggacacaacaaacaaaacagcccccctcctttccccttaCCTTCCTCCCACTCCCCTAAAGGTGGAGCCTGAGGTTACTTCTGTAAGAAAGGTAATTTTGAGCTCTTTGGAGAAGCACTTAACAGTGTGCCTGTCTGGTAATCAGGTGCACAGGTGGGCCAGGGAATGTGTGGGTTCCTTTGTACAAATCTGTCTGCTGCTTTCACGGGGTGAAGGGAAGGAGGCTGTGCTAACAGATGCCTGAAGActgtttggggagggggagtttgccacagcagagaaaggattCCTATctttgggttttctgtttgcacCTTGTATGCTTGCCCATTCGAGGCATGTCAGGAGGGTCATGAAGTagagcattttggttttgaacaaGTCAATGAAGTCTGGTTACTATTTGGTCATTTTGTCTTTCTACTAAAAGAATTAAGCACATCTCTGCTTCTTCTTCCTGTCCTTTCCCATGTGCTGTGCTGGCATTTGTGTGTCCCTGAGTTAGTGGGATGATGCTAACAACTCAGTGTAACTGAGGGGACAAGAACTAGATTTTAGTTTCCTCTTCTTGGCCCTGTTACCAAAGTTACCCATGGAGAAGGTTGTTATTACCTGCTTCCGCAAGTTGCCGTCTTCCACCTTTGCCCCAACCTGTTTATGACCATcctcccttttccagtcagtacTCCTGTTCCAGTCCCTTGCAGTGTCATGTGGGTAAAGGGGAAGCATAGTGGGTATGATAATTGgcttctgattttcattttttatttattgacttTTTTACGTGTTGCTTTCAGATCACTCGGTGGTAGGgttggaaaaggaaaactaacaGTCTTCCTAAAAACTTTGTCCCAGTCTTGACTGGGTACGTTAAACTGGTGGGTCCCTTAGTGCCTAGAATTACTGTGGCTTTTCTGGAGCAGCTCTAGTGTACAAGAGACGCTAAAGAAACTAGATAAAGGTCATTGTTTTtacagttgctttttttaatcagagCCCAAACATTAACACTAACCTTAAACTGTACTAAAATAGcttggatgggttttttttattcctagcAGCTCTCAGTAACCATGCAGCCGAGTTCTGCTCTCAGCTAATCCTCCAACCACGAAAGGAGTTACCAACAGCATAGCATGATGGTAACTAAATTTAAAGTCTGACCCAAGTCAGTGTGCAATTTGATCTCTGCtgtgcagggggaaaaaaagtttctttttgatAGTGGAGGTGGTTCAGTCTCACCTGATCTAGCAAtgagaattttgtttctttaaatttaaactttcgctttttttggggggagagggtGGGGTGcattgtgggttttggggtttttttgtttggttggttggtttttttgagatgacatttttatttctgcacagAGGCGTAGTGAAGAAAAAGTCTGGTACAGACCGAGCTAGCACTTGACAGTGCTGAAGCACTGCTTGTATTATTAGTAATGCTTGGGATTCCCATGGTTCTTCTGTTTGCAGATTAGATCATGTAGGCATTTGGATCTGCCTAGGTCTGATGTCACAGGATCTTGATTTTACAAGCTTGATAAGTGCTCCCCAACACTGAGAAATATTAAGACTTCCTAAACCATGATAAATAGGTAGTTATTGTGAATTCAGTTACAAGGTGTTTGGCAGGGGTGAGAGGGTTGCCttacaaatacttttattcCCCTCTtgttctgtaggaaaaaaaaaaaaaagtgattcaaCATTTGTCtttaacaaatgtttttataGCTTACTagattacatttaaaatgcatttgactTTATCCTGGAAAACTTggaaactgtttatttttcagggcCATATGCCAACAGTTCAGCTCTTAAAAAAGTATGACCTTATGCAGTTTGCTGAAGTAACAAAGGCTGTGAGGTATGATGATCATTTTCTTGCCTTGTGTGCTAGTTCAAAAAGTATTAAGTAAAAGGTTTTTATTTGGGATGATTGAGGAAGGCAGGGGAGGGATATACCAACCAAGTCagacaatttcttttctcatttgggTGAGACCTtctcatattttcatttcttcatcctTGTAGTGAAGGCAATCTTCTCCTGCTAAATGACGCTCTGACAAAGCATGAAACCTTCTTTATTCGATGTGGAATCTTTCTTATCcttgagaagctgaaaatcATCACGTACAGAAACCTCTTTAAGAAAGTGTAAGCATAACAAAACGTacatttttgcaaaagcagatttAATATGGTTTCACCAAGGACTGAGATAGAAATGTATATGCTCTCTAGTTCTCTCTGAGAGCACTGAATTCCTCTTAAAGTGAATTTATTGTAGAAAGGCCATTTTTCTAAGAACCAGATTTTTTAAGTGATTGTTTCtcaataacagatttttttcctgttgtttctttCAGGTATTTACTACTCAAAACCCATCAGCTGTCTCTAGATGCCTTTCTGTTTGCCCTGAAATTCATGCAAGTAGATGATGTTGATAttgatgaagtccagtgcatTTTAGCTAACCTTATATATATGGTACGTGCTAACCACTTGTTGTCTGGTCCTTCCAGACTTCagacagtaaaaaatattaGGTAGAGAAGAAAGGTTTGTTACAGAAAACATATCAGTAATTCCaggttttcttgtgtttttttaaaaaaaaaagttgattcaCTTGTGCTCAAAATGTTCTCATGAACTTGTGCTGAAATGTTCTCATTTGCCCTGAGGGCTTCCTCTAGTTCCTGCCTCTTTTGCAGGAATCGGTTAAAATTGAAGTTGAGTTTTACATTACAAATCCAGTACTGACACTtgtatatatgcataaatactgttttaaaaatacaaaaattgtaACTGGGACCAAAAGGGATTTGTTCTGCATTTGAAGTAGGAGACTCTTGACGTTCTAACATtagaaaaaatcaaaaccagatttctttggttttgcttcataTCGTGTCTTTTACTCTAAGTGGATTTCAACTACTCGTGAACAGGTAAAGGTGTGAAATCAAGAGATTTCTAATAAATCAGAGGTTTTGGAGCAGCATTGCAGTGTCAGCAAAAAAAATGAATcacttctctgtttctgaaacagattATTTGGTGTGGTATAGGAGTAACAGAGGGTAGGATTAGGTCACTGGAAGATTTATTTCAATGTTAACCACACTATAACTGAAAAGGAAGTACTATGTCATTTAGTTTATTAGGTATGGAATAGTGATTAATTAAAATCCTAATTTTAAAGGTGAGCAAGAGTAAATTTAGAAAGACTTATGCAGACCTCTGTCTCTTCAAGGAAATGTTAGCAGACTAGTAGGGGCCCTGGCAACGGTCTCTCAGCCTGACAGTGCCATGAGTACACAAACGTGGTTATGGTTCCAACTTTTGGCTTACTCTGTGAGTTGACCCACCTATAGATCCTTACAGATATATAGATATTAAGTACAGCAGTGCAGTTGTGATAGAGTATGCACACATAGCTTTGCTTGATGTAGTCTAGTCTGAGGACAGCTGAGGTTATAGGTGTTGTGTTATCAGCTTCCAGTActcacactctttttttttttttttttttttccccttctgccagGGTCACATTAAAGGATATATATCTCATCAGCATCAAAAGCTTGTGGTCAGTAAGCAGAACCCATTTCCTCCGCTGTCAACAGTATGTTGAGTATTGCATCTTATCTGTGCAAGTACTTTTCAGATACTCAGCTTGCCCAGTGGAGCTGCTCCTAATTGCCCCAAGAACATTGTAAATGACCTGGTTCATGTCCAGGACTGGAATACCAGGAACTTTGTGGCTCCTTTCCCAGCATGACCAAGGCTGCCAGTGTTAACAAAGTGCATTGGAATGAAATGCTAACTTTTCAATGATAGTTTCCGCAGGCTTTCTAGATCATTCAGAGTatttcatgaagaaataaagcattCCAAATTCCTTCCAAACTACTTAAAGCTTTTATAAAGTACTTTGTGttactgtttctgcttttgtctttcagagaGGAGAAGTATCATCCTTTGTTACTTGCATTAATCTATTCTTCAGAGTGGaaattgatgttttctttcatggtttccattttttttaagtctcttcAATAACCTAGCTGGTATTAAATACTCTCTTCAAGCCTTCTCTTAAAAACTAGAGAAGTCCTTGACACCAAAAGCTTTACTGTGTCAGTGATACTTGCACGTTCAAATAAATGTGGGATTTTTGTCTGTAGGTGCCCACAGatgggttgtggggttttggtttttttacttctggtaatatttggtttcatttttgaaCAAAAAGCTTATCTAAGTAACTTATCCATACtctgttttattctgctgtggggaaaaacaGTGCCACTGGATCTATTATTTTAAGTGTTACTACCTTgggcattttgtttgtttgggggtggtGCAGTGTAACTTTGTTCATAGTGATGGGATGgtagttttgggggtttttaattattttgaaaggaaataaaacttttttttcctctcattgaGAGTTAGGTTTTATTTTACCTGTTAAGTGATGTGGACATGATTCATAAGAGAAAGCACAGGTACCATGTATGAGGGGAAGCATTTTTTAGTGTGATGAGTGTCAAGTCCTATATCAACATAGGCATTTAAATGCTTGGAGGTCCCCTGGTCTTCCTAAGTTTTACTTGTGTGGATGCTGAAATAAGCATATGAATTTGCTGAAGCAAACCTCAGGATAACAGGAATTAAAGACTCATTTCCTTCTAGCAACATTTAAAATCCCAGAAACACATCAACACTTTGTGAGTTTTAGGATGAACAGTTCTAGGAAACTTATAGTTCAatcagttttcagtaaaataactAGGTTTACTGCACCGTGACTTTCACAGTACTGTATGTcaacagaagaaggaaagacaaaTGGGCTTTTCTGTATGAATTGGAGTTATGTCCATAGCATTGTTGCAACTTCCATTGCTGCAGGTCGTGATAGAGTGTCACTTGGGGGCACTGGCTGCATCCAAATGTTTTCTTGCAGTGATTGGCAGGGGTCTGGTGCTGGAGGGTTGGTTGTGTTTGtgtattacttcattttttgtttaaaccaTATCATATACCTTGCGGTGTTAGTGAATAGAAATGTTTCCCAGTCAGTGTCTTCTAGTGGCCAAGATCCCAGGATACCAGTCAGAAACCAAGTGCCCTTATACTCAGTAGCTAAAAAGCTTCCTCCAGCCAGTCGTTTGTCTACGGCCTCCTGGAGGTGTCCGCAGAACTGCCTGTTTGTGAGGCTTATGTTGAGTGCTTGCTTGCAGTCCTCAGCAGGAAGGTATGAAACCTGCAACTCATCACCTTGAAGCTCATCACCTTCCATTCTCCAGCCACTGACTGTCCCAGCCaattttggaattaaaatgtGTTCTGCAAAGTCTCTTTCGGGGATGCATACTGGAAGCTGGTGGTTGTTGCACTCGGCATGCTCTTGGAGTTGTAGTAATGCGATGTTGTTCTCACCGGTGTCTTCATCATACCGGATGTGTATGTGTTTCTTGCTAACTTGCATTATCATCCCAGTTCCGCTTGTTCCATTAGGCCCTGTGAGGCAATGACATTTCACTGTTCTTAGAAATAATTTATCAAGAGACCTGAACGCTGCATGCGAACTGACAGCTGCTTAGCAATGCTGAGAAAGAAGTGCATTAGAGAAACTGAAGCCACTCTTTCTTGAAACCGCTGCAGTAAAGGTAAACTAGAAAATGGTATCTTCGCAGCTTTTTAATGCTGTGTAGAAGCACGCATTATTTCAGAGGGAAAGACAGATACCCAACAAGAGAAGAGAATTTTGGGATGGT
This sequence is a window from Balearica regulorum gibbericeps isolate bBalReg1 chromosome 1, bBalReg1.pri, whole genome shotgun sequence. Protein-coding genes within it:
- the PCID2 gene encoding PCI domain-containing protein 2, whose product is MAHITINQYLQQVQEAIDSRDGQFCAELVSFKHPHVANPRLQLPSPEEKCQQVLEPPYDEMFAAHLRCTYAVGNHDFIEAYKCQTVIVQSFLRAFQAHKEENWALPIMYAVALDLRIFANNADQQLVKKGKSKVGDMLEKAAELLMSCFRVCASDTRAGIEDSKKWGMLFLVNQLFKIYFKINKLHLCKPLIRAIDSSNLKDEYSMAQRVTYRYYVGRKAMFDSDFKQAEEYLSFAFEHCHRSSQKNKRMILIYLLPVKMLLGHMPTVQLLKKYDLMQFAEVTKAVSEGNLLLLNDALTKHETFFIRCGIFLILEKLKIITYRNLFKKVYLLLKTHQLSLDAFLFALKFMQVDDVDIDEVQCILANLIYMGHIKGYISHQHQKLVVSKQNPFPPLSTVC